The region TCATCACGATATTCATCACATATATCCCCCAACGCCACGCTATCATAACCCCAAAACATTGTATACATAAAGAAAGTATCGTAAGACCCCCGCCTCACACACAGATTTCTCCTAACGAAACTCCGCCACCATCCTGACCCTCCACCTCTCGCCCCACCTACTCATAGCAAACAACGCCGCACACCCAGTGACGACGCTCCAAACACCCAAAATCGTCATCAACCAGCCATTCCCAATAGCTGCAAGTAGCGGCTCCGCCACCATCGCACCCGTAGAAGAAAAGATGTTCCTCACAAAATTATTCAATGCAATGCCGCTCGCCGCGCGCTTGGGCATAAACTCCGTTAGCATGGTGTTTACCAGCGCGAAAATAAGCATAGACCCGATACCAAAGAAAAAGTTTGAAATCATAGGTACGATCCAATGGATTCCGTATCGCGCTGTCCAGCCATATATTATGAGCGCCGTGGGCCAGAGGATAGCGCTTATCCATGCGTTTTCCTTCATGCGATCTTCAGGGCGAAAAATGAGGGCACCGCGGTCGTCGTAACGCCCTGCTTTCTTGGCTTCGCGGTGCATGATTCTATCAATCCAGGCGCCGCCGAAAATGCTGGCGAGGAAGTAGCCGAGCGAGTTTGGGATGTATAGAAGGCCGACGAGGAAGGTGCCGAAGTTGTAAGGGGGCGCGGCGAAGGTGCGTTGAATGCTTATGTTGAGAATGTACAGGCAGCCGAATGTGATGCTGGCGTAGTAGACGGTGAGTAGCACTGGCGGGAAGCGGAGCCAGGCTACGATACGGAGGGGATCGATGAAGATTTGGCGAAGTTGTATGAGGAGGGATTTCGTTTTTTGGACGGTCGAAGCGCGGGTTTGGCTGCGATTCAGGGGTGAAGAAGTGTCTTTCTCGTTCAGGGGCGGCGGTGGGGTTGGGTTGGTAGGAGAATTCGTTTCGCGGTGCAGCGTTTCGGGGAGGGCGAGTATGACGAATATTACTGTTATTCCGCCGTATATAACGAGGAACCATTGTGTGCTTCGCCATCCTAGACCAGCACCCAGTGCACCACCGATGATGGGCGCTAGGAGTGGTCCACACAGTGGCCCAAGGTAGAAGAAACTCATCGCTCGTCCCCGCTCCTTTGTTTCCCAAATGTCTGCAATCGTTCCAGCACCGACTGCTTGTACTGATGCGGCTGCGCCGCCAGATAGCGTTCGGAAGACAATCAACATGCTGATGCTAGTACTAATAGCCGACAGTATGCCAAAAAGTACGAAACAAAGGAAAGACGTAATGTAGATCGTCCGTCGTCCGAGCCTCTCTGAGAAGGAACTCCACCAGAGTGGAAAAATTGCCATACTCAACATGTACACCGCAACAGACAGATTGGTCACGGTCCCGTTTGCGTGGAATACTGTGCTGATCTCATGAAGTACTGGCATAACAATGGCAGATCCCATTGGCCCTGCCATGGCACAGAAGGCGACTATGAACGTTACGAACCATTTCGTTTTCCTGGCATAGTGCACGGGGTTTTCGACTTCAGGGATGAGAGCAAAGCGGGCAAGCAATCCGCGTCGTTGGGAGCGAGGCACAATAACAGCCTCTGGGTTTACAGAGGTTGTTCTTGCAAGACTAACAGGCCGTTGCTTGGTGTCGGAAGGCCTCGGTTTATGCGTCTCCGCGGAGTGCTCAGAGGAGATCGAGTGCGGTAACGACGAGATTGATAATGCATCATCGCTATCGTTTTGCTCCTTTGCTTCGATAGCTTCTTTTTCTGATGGGGTTTGCGGCCTTGTTTGTTTGTCTTCCATGCCGCGGTCGGCACCTCGGTTCAGGTTAGCTTCCGAGGTCGACATTGTTGGTGGCGTGCTAGACTTCACTGAGCCCGCCGGTGACGGAAACTGGGAAATCAACCTAGGTAAAATAGAAGAAGTGGAAGAAGTGCGGAATTTGACTTTCCGCTTTCACCGCTGGACCGGAATTGTGTCTTTTTCCGAGTGTAGCCACCTCTGTTTTCCGATGATGATGCTGTTGTGCGCTGCGTAATGTATCGGAAGTAGACAGCCGATGAGTTGGGATGATTCCGCCCAAGCCGTCCAAATGTACACAATGGTCCTGGAATTGGTTCTTCTTGACGGGTAGAATTCACGGAGCAAGAAAGAGAGGGCGAAAGATAAAGACAAACCTAATCTAGAGGCCGACATGGCGGTAGAGAAGTGCTGGGACGTTACATAAGCAGCGAGACATGCTCGACTCAAGGCGTTTGCCTCACGGAAACAAGCTGCCGCTATTAAAACCGGCGCATTGTTGGCATGTGGGGTACCTCAGAATCTGGGTGCATGCATGCGACAGATGCTAGTTTGATCCGCTCGTACGAGTTTTGAGCATCGTCGTACGTCCTATTTGATAAGTGCCATGTTGTCGAGGATAGGTTTCGACAGATGAGAATAGTCGCTGATCCTTGATGTAGAGTAGATCCGCTGACCTCTATGCGGAGATTAGCGTGGCACTTGAAAGTTCTTGGCGGAGCTTCCATGATCAGGGCACTCATATCCGGAAAGCCGAGGCTTTATTTACCTTCATTCGTCTGCTAAGTATTGAGGTTAGGGGCTTGGAGAGCGACCGAACCTCATTCCTCTCACTCAACACTCCTGGAAGAACCCTTGTTGCGATCGAATGACGTCGTACAAAGGAAGCTCTTGCATGCGACCCCACATCGAAATCAACATCAGACATTAACCCAGTCATCAAAGCTGCTCAATTTCCCAAGGAACATCAGATCTTCGTACCCAAACCCCAATTTGTCTTGATCACCGTTTCAGACACGTGCAATGGCAACGCAAAACCAAGATCGCCTCCGCACACACTTTTCCTCGGTTCCCGACACGGCCCATAATGATCGCTGGGACGATCTATGGAAAGAAGCAAACGTACGTCCCCAGCATGAACATTGGCCCAATCCCACACCCACTGCTCCCCGCGCCCAACGACCTCAATACCAACCCTAACGCGTCGACTCGGAATAGTTCTTACCCTGGGACCGCGGCCACGCGAACCCCGCGTTGATAGATCTTTTGGACCAACGTTCTAGACCCCTTAGTTCACCGGACCCAAACCCTTCGCTGGGCGCGCCGCCACCAAACAGCGAGTCCCCAGGCTACGCATCGCTGCCGTCAGCACTGAGTTCAGATGGGCGACGCCGCCGAGTTTTGATACCGGGATGCGGCAAGGGATACGATGTAGCCTTGTTTGCCGCACATGGTTATGACGCGTACGGCTTGGAGGTCTCTTCTCATGCGGCCGATGCTGCGCGGAAATATCTCGAGGATCCAGGAAAAGGACCAGTAGAGGGGGAGTACAGTGTCAGAGATGAGAAGGTTGGCAAGGGGGCTATGAAAGTGGTGTCTGGTGACTATTTTGAGGATACATGGCTAAAGGATGTGGAGGGATGGGGTGCAGACGACGGATTCGATATCATTTACGATAATACTGTGAGTATTCTCCGTCGAAATCGGCACAGTGCTGATGTTTCGCAGTTTCTGTGCGCCctcccccctcccctccGTCCGAAATGGGCATCTCGAACCGCAtctcttcttcgtcgtccGTCCCCAAACAGCACTCTCTCTGGCGGGGTACTCATCTGTCTCGAATTCCCTACACACAAACCCGTGTCTTCAGGTGGCCCCCCATGGTCCCTACCACCTCTGGTACATGCTGAGTTGCTCAAACGGCCGGGCCGAGATATACAGTACGATGACCAGGGTGTGGTTAGAAAAACCGATGCGGAAGAGACGGATAATGCGTTGGTCAAGATTACGCATTATACACCGAAGCGTACGCATGATGTTGGGATTATCAAGGGTCTCGTGCGGGACTGCGTGAGTATGTGGCGACACAAAGCGGACTGTCCGGAAGGTGCGAGGTGGCATTGAGCTTGGCTGAGCGGGGCGCCATAGTGATAGCCGTCACTTATCCCACCTTCCGCAAAGAGTTGTAATGCTCACCTAACCCATGACTGTGCTTGTAGTAACCCAGCCATATCTCTTCCATGTCCTCGGCCCCGTCTTCTGCCTCGATCTTGTCCACCCTTCCATCACTGTGCAAAACACATATTCTCAGCCGGTACGTCCTTGCAAGAGCAAGTAACTCCAGATGGCCGCCCCATTCGCCCGTCTCCCTGATCTTTCGGAGGTGCTCTGGTAAAGGGTCTTCTATGAAAGGCGAGAAGTCGTCGGCGTGACCCTGTATCCAATCTGCCGCCGCGGACCGGACCGTCTTATATGCCGGCATTTCCTTCTCTCCGGTGTCGCCTATGATAATCTTCGGCTTCAGCCCCAACTCGCGTGTCTGTAGCTGATCTGCAACTGCAGCATACAAGCAATGCCCGTCCGCTCTGATCTCATACAATGCGAGCCCATGCTTCTGCAATTGTGTCTCCATGCATTCGCGCTCCAGTTCGCGTGGATTCGGCGCATTTGCGGCTTCGCGCTCCGCTTCGGCGATGATTGAGGCCTGTTCGGCGGCGCGCCGAGCAAGACGGGCCTTTGCGCGATTTGGCTTCTTCTTTCTGGCTTCTGAGCTGTCGCCATTGATGCTACTCTCTGTGCTTTTGGGTGTGCCACCATCTATGCTGAGCTCGGAGACATCTTCCTGTAGGTCCTGTGTCTCCTCTTCAGAGTCTAGTGGGCTGTCATTGTCGCCAGCGTCCAGGTCCTCTCCATTGAGCACAGCGAGTTCGCGCGCCTGCCGCTCCTTCAAGTCGCGTTCCAGATTCTCGCACTCTTCATTTACGCTCTTTCTGGTCTTTTTGCTCGCTTGTTTCTTCTTCTGCGTTATGCGCGACACAAGATCGCGTTGTTCCTTGCGGTGTCGGGCCTGCAGGACCTCGAGCGTCTCCGGTCCGGACGCTGAAGGCGCTTCGGCCATTGGGATGAGTTCGGCTGGCAATGTAGCGGGCGCAGAATTAAAGACAGTGGTTTGCGGATGGTGGGGTGGTGGGGACATGGGGAACTGAGAATCTTTGGCGTGTCGGCGCCATGTTTTGCCGAGGTCGTCATCATCGGTTCTTCGCCCTTTCTTTCACTTCATCACTTGGCAGTCCACCGTTTCCTTTTCTTTTCCCGTCACCATCTACCGTGTCACCCTCCTGGATAAGAAGTGGCTCTAGGACTTTGATTTCTGTATCCTCAATTCCTTTTGCTCGTTGGCTCTTCCTCTCGGATTGTCGACTCAAAGACAGGGTCTATCCACTGATATACATTTTTTTAATTTTGCGTACTTGCTCCATATCCCAAGTGACTGTCTCATAGCCTCTTATTCTATGCTTAGTCATGAATTCCCCAGTTATGTTCCGCTCCGCAGATTTCCATATCTCATGTCAGTGGCCTGCCAGCATGCATGTCAACTTCTTCGCCACAAATTTTTCATTTTATATCATATCCTTGTAGGCTTCAGCGCTTTCAATGCGGTAATCGATTGAAGTTGGATGATGCATATTTCTTCCTCGGAACTGCCGAATTGTAAGAACACTCCCCATGAAGCGAGATATTTTGTCCTGGAACCATGCACACTATATGCCTTGAAAGACCAGCGTTGCACCCTGTCATGTCTTCCAAAAGTTGTTCCTGCTTCGTTGCTGTATGCGGCACCAGCTAGCCACTGTTGAGAAACTAGTCTCACATGGCCTATAATCCTGGGTGCACTGATTGAGGCATGTCAAACTGGCAAAGGTGCCTGCATGTTCTCTTACTGCGGGACAGGAAGAAATAGCAACGAAGTTTCCCGTGTGTTGTCGATAACCTTGGAAGGCGCAGTGTTTACTAGCTCCATCGTGCTTGGCTATTTTGTCGCACATAGTTCTGCGCGCCTCCCTCAGCCTCCCCGCagaacaacaacaccatTTGCACACCATCCACAGCTAGTGGAGTCCCCTCTCACCCATATCAACGATGCCTTTCCGTGATAAAGAATGGGAGGACTTCCAGCGCTCCTGCGATTTCTTCCCTGCCTATAGCGACTACCTCTACGACCCTGACGAGCGCCTTGTCGTCACGCAAGAACCCGGTCTGCATCCTCAGATATATCCTGGGCTTACATTTGCGCCGATTCAGTATACTAACAGCATGCCTTCCCGGTCCTACGATACCTCTGAGAACTGTCAAGTGCAAGATTCCGCTGCTTCGAGACGCCAGTCTTTGAGAATACTAATTTCGGGGCACGAGACACTCAGTGGTGAGAGCAGTGTCCGGAACACGCCCGGCTTGGATTCACGCTCTGAGATCGGAAGCCCCATGGTTGCATCCAAGTCCCGGAAAGGTGCCCAGAAGATTTCCAAGAAAGAAACGAAGAAGCGCCCGCGAAACGCTGCTCGTCGAGTTGCAGCTTCACCGAGCTCGTCGCAACGACCAGTGAGATCGACTAGACAGCAAGCTCAGACAAAGCAAGCACCAGCATCCGCTGAACCGTCACTCTTGCGCGCATCTTCCACGACAGATGTCGACGATAGTTTTCCGCCTACTCCACTGGCCCAGTCAAGCACCCTGCCATCAGCGACTGAGATGAAACAACAGGAAGCTTGTGTACATGCTCGTCAGTTGCAACAGGCAACCGGTTATCCGGGATCTCTCAGACCAACACCAGAGCCTTCTCATCATCCGCACCCTCACCAGTCTCCACGACCAAGTGTCGAACAACCGTACTACTACACGACTCGCTACCCCCAGCAGCAGATGCCGCCACCTCCTACGACTGCATACCAACCGTATACGCCTCCGCTATCCACGAACCAGCAGCAGATACCACTGCCTCCATCTACTGCATACCAACCGTATACACCACCACAGTCTACAAGCCAGCAGCAAATGCCGCCACCTCGGTCGCCTGCATACCAACTGTATACACCACCGCAGTCCACAAGCCAGCAGCAAATGTTTCCGGCTCAACAACAAGTATGTGTACATAATCTCCGAGAAGCCTGAGCCACAGCTAACTGAACTACTAGCTCGTACATAATAACGCTACCATGCAACCGCGTGCATCCCTTCAACTTCGTCAAAACATCAACCAACATCTTCCTAAAGTATGGAAATGTTTACAGATCGTCCAAGGCATGCCAGTTTCTGCGAATGATCAGGATGCACAGAAATTGAGGATGCAGGCAAACGAGTGGCTCATGATGTTCAAGCGCAGTCTGCCTCCCGACGGTCACGACTACATGATGCAGGTGGTATGTCATATGGTTTCGGAAAACAAAGCGGGCAGGTGGCCTTTGGCCTTCCTGGGATCTGGGGATATGCAACAGCAGGGTCGCGGTTAGTGTGAGTGAATAGTAGAGGCGCGAAGGACGGGCTAGACGTCTTTGGCAGTGCCCAGTTTTGAGAGATCATGGACTTTGTGAACGATACGAAAAGTTTTAGGGGAGAGATTCATAGTGGCTATTGGCAGTGATAGGAGCGAATGATATTGGTCTCAGCAAATAGGGTCTTTTCTCAGCTGCTATACATGTAAGGCCGATTCTAGATACAAATTGCCTACGAAGAGTGTAGCCATCCACATTTACAATGATACTTGAGTTAATCCTCCTTATGTCATGTCAGCcctcagggggtgtgtcaaCTAGAATGTTCTACTATCGTCACAGCTACGTAACACACTGCTGATCTGGAATGCTCCAGATACTCTACTTCATGTATATAGTCGCTCTCTGCAGCTCTCTCAATAAAaacaaccttctctctcatctctcctccGATCCAACATGTCATACTATTCTACTCTAATGGCTTCATCCGTGCGTGTTGGCAAGCAGATGCGCAGCTCTGAGAGCCACCCGTCCGCTCGTTCCAGTGCCTGTTACCTCCTTATTCGACAACACGGCGACCAACTCTGGTTGCATGTGCGAAAGAGCGGAGATATCTCACCAGCGGTAATATCGAAACAAATATTATCCAACACCTCTTGAACGTACCCTTCAGCTACTATTACCCCTCCATACTACCCACAACAAAATATGCCACCCATACATGGAAAATTCCAGTAAGCCCaagcttcttcttcatctccAACGATTCCTCGCACTCATGCCTCCCTGATACAACACCGCATTGCCACTCATTCGCCCACTTGGAACCCGGTTTCAAAACAATGTCCACGGTCCTCTCGTATCTATAGTACAGGCGCACTTGCTGCACGGAGCCTTGGCTGAGGAACTCCGCCCACGCATCGACTTTGTTCTGAACATGCCTGATGAGAAAGGTGTGGAAGTTACACTGAAACTCACTCTCGCTAGTATGAATTACGAAGTGGATGTGCGGGTAGTGTGTGTGGAGGTATATGTAAGGAAGGATGTCGAGGCCGTCGCGAGACAATTGCGTGGGTATTGTAGCGTCGATATGAACGGTGGGTCTGGGATAGTACTGGTGGCGACTTGGAACTGGGGGCATGAGGATGGTTGGGTGGATGTTGTAGTAGGCGGAAAGGTTTGCGTAGGTCATGGAGATGTAGGAGGCGCGATTGCAGTCGTATTGAAGGCGCAGGATCGAGCAGAGTTCTAGAACCAGGTTAGTGTATGCAAGATGTATGGGCCTAGGGATGCGGCGCTGGCGCTGCTGCAGATACAGGTTCTCGTACCTGCGGGTAGATCTAGAGCTGCGATCAGGGGGGGTACGCTAGGCGCTGACGGCGGACATGCCGCAGCCCTTCTAGCGGCTCTGCGGTTGACCATGTCACTTGTTTTGTTTTGAACGATAGTGGAGCGAGTGGGCTGCGCAGGTGGTAAGGTGAAGCCCCTCGAGCGCTTGAGAAATGCGATAAGATGTAGCCAAAACTGCGGCTGGTATGAATGATCCTGCTGTTGCTAGTTGGCCTGGTGGTATGCGAGGGACTACAGGGCTGTGGGTGTGTGGGTGGGTGTTGCCTGTCAAGCTAACAAGGCAAGCGTACCGCAGACGTACCTGCTCGTTTGGTGCAGTC is a window of Pyrenophora tritici-repentis strain M4 chromosome 2, whole genome shotgun sequence DNA encoding:
- a CDS encoding MFS-1 multi-domain protein, which produces MSTSEANLNRGADRGMEDKQTRPQTPSEKEAIEAKEQNDSDDALSISSLPHSISSEHSAETHKPRPSDTKQRPVSLARTTSVNPEAVIVPRSQRRGLLARFALIPEVENPVHYARKTKWFVTFIVAFCAMAGPMGSAIVMPVLHEISTVFHANGTVTNLSVAVYMLSMAIFPLWWSSFSERLGRRTIYITSFLCFVLFGILSAISTSISMLIVFRTLSGGAAASVQAVGAGTIADIWETKERGRAMSFFYLGPLCGPLLAPIIGGALGAGLGWRSTQWFLVIYGGITVIFVILALPETLHRETNSPTNPTPPPPLNEKDTSSPLNRSQTRASTVQKTKSLLIQLRQIFIDPLRIVAWLRFPPVLLTVYYASITFGCLYILNISIQRTFAAPPYNFGTFLVGLLYIPNSLGYFLASIFGGAWIDRIMHREAKKAGRYDDRGALIFRPEDRMKENAWISAILWPTALIIYGWTARYGIHWIVPMISNFFFGIGSMLIFALVNTMLTEFMPKRAASGIALNNFVRNIFSSTGAMVAEPLLAAIGNGWLMTILGVWSVVTGCAALFAMSRWGERWRVRMVAEFR
- a CDS encoding TPMT multi-domain protein, yielding MATQNQDRLRTHFSSVPDTAHNDRWDDLWKEANFLPWDRGHANPALIDLLDQRSRPLSSPDPNPSLGAPPPNSESPGYASLPSALSSDGRRRRVLIPGCGKGYDVALFAAHGYDAYGLEVSSHAADAARKYLEDPGKGPVEGEYSVRDEKVGKGAMKVVSGDYFEDTWLKDVEGWGADDGFDIIYDNTFLCALPPPLRPKWASRTASLLRRPSPNSTLSGGVLICLEFPTHKPVSSGGPPWSLPPLVHAELLKRPGRDIQYDDQGVVRKTDAEETDNALVKITHYTPKRTHDVGIIKGLVRDCVSMWRHKADCPEGARWH
- a CDS encoding cysteine protease (OTU family), translated to MSPPPHHPQTTVFNSAPATLPAELIPMAEAPSASGPETLEVLQARHRKEQRDLVSRITQKKKQASKKTRKSVNEECENLERDLKERQARELAVLNGEDLDAGDNDSPLDSEEETQDLQEDVSELSIDGGTPKSTESSINGDSSEARKKKPNRAKARLARRAAEQASIIAEAEREAANAPNPRELERECMETQLQKHGLALYEIRADGHCLYAAVADQLQTRELGLKPKIIIGDTGEKEMPAYKTVRSAAADWIQGHADDFSPFIEDPLPEHLRKIRETGEWGGHLELLALARTYRLRICVLHSDGRVDKIEAEDGAEDMEEIWLGYYKHSHGLGEHYNSLRKVG
- a CDS encoding PAT1 multi-domain protein gives rise to the protein MPFRDKEWEDFQRSCDFFPAYSDYLYDPDERLVVTQEPGLHPQIYPGLTFAPIQYTNSMPSRSYDTSENCQVQDSAASRRQSLRILISGHETLSGESSVRNTPGLDSRSEIGSPMVASKSRKGAQKISKKETKKRPRNAARRVAASPSSSQRPVRSTRQQAQTKQAPASAEPSLLRASSTTDVDDSFPPTPLAQSSTLPSATEMKQQEACVHARQLQQATGYPGSLRPTPEPSHHPHPHQSPRPSVEQPYYYTTRYPQQQMPPPPTTAYQPYTPPLSTNQQQIPLPPSTAYQPYTPPQSTSQQQMPPPRSPAYQLYTPPQSTSQQQMFPAQQQLVHNNATMQPRASLQLRQNINQHLPKVWKCLQIVQGMPVSANDQDAQKLRMQANEWLMMFKRSLPPDGHDYMMQVVCHMVSENKAGRWPLAFLGSGDMQQQGRG
- a CDS encoding Tymo-45kd-70kd domain containing protein, which encodes MVNRRAARRAAACPPSAPSVPPLIAALDLPAELCSILRLQYDCNRASYISMTYANLSAYYNIHPTILMPPVPSRHQYYPRPTVHIDATIPTQLSRDGLDILPYIYLHTHYPHIHFVIHTSESEFQCNFHTFLIRHVQNKVDAWAEFLSQGSVQQVRLYYRYERTVDIVLKPGSKWANEWQCGVVSGRHECEESLEMKKKLGLTGIFHVWVAYFVVGSMEG